A window of Fusarium musae strain F31 chromosome 1, whole genome shotgun sequence genomic DNA:
CAAGTCCCCCTTTGGAACCGGCAACTTCTTGAGTTTCTCCATAATTTCACTGTCCGTCATGTTCTGCTCTGTGATGATTTGGTCAAAGTGGTGACAGCCATCTGTATACTTCTGCAGTGGATCTCCTCCTGGGACAGGGCGACTTTGGCCAGATGCTAAGGCGGCAAGGTATTGTTTAGAGACGACGAATTTGTGAACGCGGTATATGCAACCCTTTATGACGCCGAACTGGACGAATCTGCGAACGTCAACAAAGCGAAGGACTTCGAAACCTGTGTCTTGATGCCCCTTGAGCCATTCCATGACGGATTTTCCTGGGGCAAAGGTGGACATGAGTTTGATAAGATGATAGTTGCTCACGAGGCCGCGTCCGTGTGATACATATGCAGCACATTCATCGACCATCCCGTCAACATTTCGGATAAAGTCGTGGATCCCAGGCCGTGGAGCGTAGCATGCCGTGAAAAAGAACATGTCAAGAAGTAGAATAGTGTCGTAGTAGAGGAGATGGCGGAGCGCGGTTTTTGCTAACTCAAGAGAGACAGAAGCAGCGTGAGCGATACGTCGAACATCAGAAACACCGTCGATGTGAGATATGACTTTCTGGAGGGTGAGATCCCAGGTCGGATCCATAATGTCAGAGAATTTGGCCTTTGGGACAGGGACATGCCAGCCTCGAACTCTAGGGGGGTCCATGTGGTGAGGGAAGAGCTTCATGTTGATAGTGTTTGCCTCGTCTGTGAAGTGATTAGTATCGAGTCCGTTCCAGTGACAAAGTTAGCTTACCAACTGGAATCATGCACTCTCCATAATTGTCCAAGTCCTCCTTGACGATCTCAAGCAAACTATCAATCGGTCTCCTCCCAGAGCCTTTTGTCTCTGCATTTTGACTCAAATACTCATTCTGTTTTTCCATCTCAGAAAAGGTCGAGGCTAGACCACGAACGACGCGCTCATAAGGAACATGGTCAACATCAGAGTCGAGCACGAGgccgaagttgaagatgaactcATTTCGAAGATACTTGGTGTGAGGAATAACAACCGGGTATCCTAGTACGGTGTACTTCCCATCTGGCGTGTTGATAGTGAG
This region includes:
- a CDS encoding hypothetical protein (EggNog:ENOG41~BUSCO:EOG09262H34), whose translation is MIQGIFYARFFPQEGPKIVAQSPAGCITAVEGSTKPPLIDFDVLHEYIIPRQAFCNRYLTINTPDGKYTVLGYPVVIPHTKYLRNEFIFNFGLVLDSDVDHVPYERVVRGLASTFSEMEKQNEYLSQNAETKGSGRRPIDSLLEIVKEDLDNYGECMIPVDEANTINMKLFPHHMDPPRVRGWHVPVPKAKFSDIMDPTWDLTLQKVISHIDGVSDVRRIAHAASVSLELAKTALRHLLYYDTILLLDMFFFTACYAPRPGIHDFIRNVDGMVDECAAYVSHGRGLVSNYHLIKLMSTFAPGKSVMEWLKGHQDTGFEVLRFVDVRRFVQFGVIKGCIYRVHKFVVSKQYLAALASGQSRPVPGGDPLQKYTDGCHHFDQIITEQNMTDSEIMEKLKKLPVPKGDLAVFYR